TTTTTAGTGCTTATTTAGTGAATGTAAGCTCACGTCCATTATCGATATAATGAGTATCGTTAACTGTATCAATGGTAAATTTACCATTTTCATAGATCAGTTTTGTTACGCTGCCATTTTCAAGTCCAATCTGCATGGGCAAGCTATTGTCGATTAAAGACATTAAAAATGAAATCGTCAATCCATGAGATACGATCATGACATTACCGCCACCGTTTTTTTCGCGATGGTGGGCAATATCTTCAAAGCCATTCCAAACCCGTTCGCGGATTTTTTCATAAGGTTCTGCCCAATTTGCTGTATCTGCAGCGATAATAGCATCAGCTAAATCTTTATAACTAATTCTATTGGTCATCATGTCTTCATAGTTTTTAAAAGCTAAAATTCTTGGAACGACGCCCCAAAGTTCTCCATCATAACCACCATCTAGAGAACCAAAGCACCATTCACGAATACGGCTGTCTGTGCCGTAAGGAATATCAGCTCCGTTTTGATGTTCTTGTAAAATAATACGTGCTGTTTGCATAGCACGACCGCTATCACTAGAGTAAGCCTCTTTGAAATCTACATTACGAAGGCCAAGACCTAAATAATGTATGACTTTTTCACCTTCCTTAGTTAAAGGGGTATCTGACCAGCCTTGGGTTCTGCCAATCGTGTTGAACATTGTTTTACCATGGCGGATAATATAAAGCGTTGTTGGTTCATTCATATAGAATTCCTCCTTAATTTTGTGAAGCTGAATAGCTTGATCAGTTCTTGATTAGAAGATAGAAACATATGATTAAAAAACTTTTGTTGGCTTTTACTTATTGATCTTACTATTCAAAGATTGGTTAAAAAAACTAGATACATTCTAGTTGAAAAAAGGATTTGTTTTCTTCTCATGTTCGATCGTTGTGGCATCACCATGTCCAGGGTAGGCAGGGAATTCATCGGGCAATGTAAAAAGATAGGTTCTAATACTATGAAGTAGTTGCTGCATATCACCTGTGTGCAGGTCGCTTCTGCCGATACTGCCTTTGAATAAAGCATCTCCTGTGACAACGAAATCATCAAAAACCAAACTCACACTGCCGATTGAATGTCCAGGTGTAGGCACCACAGAAAATTTGATACCGCCTAAGTTGTAATCCGTTAGTTCGAATTCTACTTCAGCTGGTTGGACAATGATATCAGCGATATCACTATGACGACCTGCTCCAGATAGGTTTAAAATCGGGTTTGATAACCATTCTTGTTCTAGTGGACTAACATACACAGGAATGGCGTATTGATGACGAAGTTCTTCAACGGCTCCTATATGGTCATAATGTGTATGTGTTAATAAAATAGCAATTGGTTTTTTCCCAGTTTTTTTGATTAGTGCTGCTATCTTATCTGCATCAGCTCCTGGATCGATAATCAAAAGGTTGGTTTCGTTATAAATTAAGTAACAATTTTCTTGGATAACACCCGTTTGGATTCGTTCGATTTTCAGCATAGTTATTTGCCTCCTACTTAAATATAGTTTCCCTCTAAGTATACCCCACTTTAATGAAGAATCAAAAGGCAGAGTTTCTTTTTGAACCATTGAGAAATAGAAACGAAATGAGAGGGGATTTTACTTTTATTTTGCAATCGATCATAATAAGGAGAGTATCTTAGTAAGTAAGTGATCAGAAAAGGAGTTTATTAAAAATGAAAAAAGTTAATCAGTTTTTAGAACAAATTCCGGCATTACTATCTAGTAAAATCTCTATTTTTATTTATCTTTTTCTTTTTTTCTATCTAGTTGTTTTTGCCGTTTTAACCATGTGGATCCCGTTGTTGAAAAATGTTCAGCCTTCCGCAAATGTTCAATTGATTTTGGGAAACTACACAAACGTTTTAAGTGCTTTAGGTGCTTCTTTGGCAGCAGGGAGTGGTACGCTTATCCATCATAGCCTATCTACTCTGCATAAAAAACATGATACAATGCATGATGAATTGCAAAAGACGATCACTGAACTGCATAAGAAAATCGATCGTTTGGAGAGAACAAATCAAGGAAAGGACTAATATAAATATATGACGATTTTAACGGATAAAAAGGTTACGTGGCGTGAATATCAAAAACAACTGATTGCTCAATTGCCGAAATATAAGTCCAATCATTCTATTCATTTTGTTGCGCCACCTGGATCTGGTAAAACGTATTTAGGGATTGAAATCATTCGACAATTAGATAAAAAGACATTGATTTTAGTACCTTCTTTAGTGTTAAAACAGCAGTGGATTGATACGATTCAAACCATTTTCTTGAAAAACGCCTCTGATCAAGCAGCTATTTCTGATTCAATCGAAATAGTCAAAGAGATTACAATTGAGACTTATCAGACGATTTATAGTCGACTTACAAATGATCCAGAATTTTTGGCAAGAGAAAAAATCGATGTTTTAGTTCTAGATGAGGCACATCATTTGAAAAAAAGTTGGGGGGAAACGTTGCTAAATTTAAAAGCAGCTGTTCCACGATTACTCACGGTTTCGCTAACAGCAACACCTCCGTATGATGCTACCATACAAGAATGGACTCAATATCAGCTTTTAAACGGACCTATTGATGAAGAAATAAGCATTCCATCACTGATTAAAGAAGACGTATTGGCTCCTCATCAAGATTATTTGTATCTTGTTTCAGCACCAATCGGAATTGTTGACCAATATGAAACATTTATACAAAAACAAGCAGAAGTAGTGGAGAACATTGCAGCAAGTACTGAGATCGCTGATTATTTATTACAGCAACCATTTATTCAATACCCGAAAGCGCAAGAAGAATTTATTTATCAAGCATTCGATATTTATTTAAGTTCGTTGTTGTTTTTACAATTACATGGCTATCAGTTAGAAGAGGAACATTGGTTACTATTAGGAGTTACCAAGTCCCAAGGAGAGAAAGGTCAATTTCCAACTTTTGAGAAACAACACATGATTGATTTATTAGTCTATTTATATGAAAGTGCACCTGAGTTGTGCATTTTTGACTATTTAGAGAAAGAAGGTTGGGTTTCTCAAAAACAGCTACAACTATTCCCAGACTTTTCTGAAAGCTTATTAAGTCAGGCCCCAATCGAAAAAAAAGAAGCTATTTGTCGTATATTACTTTGCGAATATGAAAAATTAGGTAGCGAACTCTCAGTATTGGTATTAACAAATTTTATTAAGAAAGATGTTCTTTTGGGAAAAAATGGTGAATTGGAGTACGGATTGGTCCCGATATTCGATAGTTTAGTACCTTTTTTTAAAGAAGAATTAGGTGTAGCTGCGGTTTGCGGTGAATTCTTGATCATTCCTAAGAAACTAGCGGCTGATTTTTTTGAGGTCTCCATCAAGAGTAGTATTCATCCTTACTTTGAGGAGTACTGTGTCGTTTACCCTCATGAGCAAAAGCGTTCCACAGCTTTAAGTATTCTGACACGTTTAATTAGTGAAAGAGTCATTCAATTGCTGATTGGAACAAGCAGCCTTCTTGGCGAAGGATGGGATTGTCCAGAAATAAATACAGTTGTTTTAGCTAATCAGTCTGTTTCATTCGTCCAAACTCAACAATTAAGAGGACGTGGTTTACGAATCGATGGCTCAAATAAAACAACAAATATCTGGCATTTAGCTGTTGTGATTCCAGAACTAGAGTACGCCAAACAAATTGATGTAGGTCGAATCATGAAACGTATGGGATATGTATGCGGTCTAACGTTTGAAACCCAACCCAGTATTGAAAGCGGAATCGAACGCTTTAACTTATTAGATCTATGCTCGGGAAAAGAGATTGCTGTATATAATCGAGAAATGCTCTTTTGGAGTGGAGAGCGTAAACAATTAGCGCACCTTTGGAAATATGCGCTAGAAAAAGGGAGCCGCTTGACTATGCCGTTAATTGTTAGGAAAGATCCGCAATTAGGCCACAGAGAAACAAAGCCTTTTGTCGTCATGCAAAGTGTAACGGAAAATATAGGTCAAAAATCGCGGTATCATTGGATAGGGATAACAGCTTTATCTGTTGTAGGTATTTTATCTCAAATAGTTAATCCTCTTATGGGGAGCCTTATTTTAGGTCTAGATGGAGTCGCGATTGTATGTGTCATCAACAAGGAAAAAATCTCAAAAACGTATCTAGCTTATAATAAGAAAAAAATATGGAAAAAAGAAATGATGAATATCCGCTATTTAGCCTTGAGTGTAATTGAAACATTCATAAATCTTGGTTTAACTGAAGCTGATGCATTAAGTCGATTGATCATAGAAGAAGCAGATCAAGAATGTCGGTGTTTCATCGATCAAGCGAAGTATCAAGAAGAACACTTATTTCATACAGTGATGAAGGAAGTCCTTTCTGAGGTAAAAAATCCACGTTATTTCCTCTATACCAAGACTTCTAAAATTATAGGAGTTCCCGAATTGTTTGCACGAAACAAAAAATCAGCCGAGTTGTTTCAAAAGGCTATCAATCAGAATTTTTCAATAAAAAGTGAATTAATTTATTCTAGAAATGTAGAAGGTAGAAAGAAGCTTGTACAAGCAAAAATGTCAAAAACAAACTTAGTTCAAGATTTTTCTAAAAATGAAAGTATCCAAAAAAGTATTTGGGTATAAGATGATGATGGCTTAATCGATTGTCATTTTTCTAAAAAGCATTTAAACGAAACGGATAATCGTTTTGTTTAAATGCTTTTCATTTATTTTTCGTTCGGTTTTTACGTCCGTTTTCCAGTTTATTTATTTTTATATCGATAAATATAGAATAAAGGCGAATTATTGTGTATAATGATCCTTGTATTGTTATGGAAGGGGTATTGACTTTGTTTAAATTTGTTGTAAAAGGAACTGCATTTTCAAGTATTGATTCAAAAAATGTAAAAGTGTTTGATAACTCTCTGTTTTGTATTTCAGAGGAGGGGACGATTAGTAAGATTATTTCTTCGGAAGATAAAGAATATGAATCGACAATTCAAGAATATTCAGTAAAAAATAAGCTTCAGGAAGTAGGGAAAGACCAATTCATTTTACCAGGTTTTATTGATCTTCATATCCATGCACCCCAATGGGCACAAGCTGGAACGGCACTTGATTTGCCTTTATATGAATGGTTGAATACGTATACGTTTCCACTAGAAGCAAAATTTTCAGATGCTCAATTTGCAAATAAGGTGTATTCTGACCTAGTTTCGCAATTAATAAAAAATGGTACGACCACTGCGTTATATTTTGCAACGGTCCACCGAAAAAGTAGTTTGAGATTAGCAGAAATCTGCAGTGAAAAAGGTCAAAGAGGTTTAGTTGGTAAAGTTGTGATGGATGATCAAGAACAAAATCCTGAATATTATCGTGATGCAACAGCGGCTACAGCTCTAGCAGAAACAGAATTATTTATCCAAGAGGTATTAGAATTAAACAAGCAAACACCTCAGGGAGTGTATCCAGTTGTGACACCTCGCTTTATTCCAAGTTGTACAGATGATTCGCTAAAAGGATTGGGAGCATTAGCTGCTAAATATGATGTACACATTCAGTCTCATTGCAGTGAAAGTGACTGGGCGCACTCATTCGTTCAAGAACGCTTTGGGAAAAATGATGCATTTGCGCTAAATGATTTTGGGTTACTGACAGAAAAAGCGGTTATGGCTCATTGTGGTTTTCTAGCAGATGAGGATATGAGATTATTTTCTGAAAAAGGAACAGCTGTTGCTCATTGCCCTATTTCAAACGCCTACTTCGGTAATGCAGTGACGCCAGTAGCTAAATTAGTGAATGAATACCATGTAGAAACAGGTTTAGGAAGTGATATTTCAGGTGGTTTCTCACCTAGTTTGTTTGATAATATCAGACAAGCTGTGATATCTTCTCGAATGTTGGAAGATGGTGTTGATAAAAATTGCTGCAGTGAAAAGCGTGGTGTCTCAGGATCAAGTATTACCTTAAATGAAGCCTTTTATCTGGCGACAGCTGGCGGTGGCGAATCATTGAGTTTACCGATAGGGAAATTAGCTGTTGGTTATGCCTGGGATGTTCAAATTATCGACAGTAAAAAATTACCGATTTTTTCTGATAAGGAACCATTAATGGAGGTTTTCCAAAAGCTCCTCTACTTATCACGACCTGAAAGCATTGTTGAAGTATGGATTCAAGGGAAAAAAGTGCATGATCAAACTATAACGAAACAAGAGGTGCAGGAATAAAATGGCTGAAATCAATATGAAAAAATCAAAATTAACTGTTGGACCCAATGATTCTCTATCAATCGGACAATCCGCTCTTTTGGGGATTCAGCATGTTTTAGCAATGGATGTTTATGTCGTACCATTCATTATTGCATCAATTATTGGATTGACCACCAAAGAGTCTTCCGCATTGATTCAATCAACTTTTATTGCAGCAGGTATTGCAACTATTATTCAGTCTTATTTTTGTATGAAATTACCTGTAGCTCAAGGACCATCATTCATCCCGATTGGTGCTGTTGCAGGCATTTATTTTGCTAATAGTCAAGGCGGAAATGGTTGGGGAACTGTTTTAGGTGCTAGTCTGATTGGCGCAATTTTAGTTATTATTTTAGGCATGACTGGTATTTTTAATCGTTTGATCAAAGCTTTTGTGCCGCCAATTGTTGGGGGAACCATCATTTTCATTATCGGATTATCGTTGATGCCAGTTGCACTTAACGATAATGTTTTTAATGCAACAGGGGATTTAGGACAAAATATTTCATTGGCATTGATTGCTGCAGCTTCACTCGTTTTGTTTGCGATGATTGGGTCCCGCTTTTCTGGTAAAGGTCGTATTTTTCGAATTTCATCCGTTATTTTAGCTTTAGTTATTGGAAGTTTAGCAGCAAGATTTATGGGTATTCTTGATTTGTCTCCAGTTGGTAATGCATCATTCATTAGCATTCCTCAATTACCGTTCGTTGATTTTCAGTTTTCATTTGATTTGTCCTCGACAGTAACGATGATCATAATTTATGTTGTCCTTATGGCTGAAACAACAGGAACATGGTTTGCTGTCAGCAATGTTTGTGAACAACCTCTAACTGATGAAAATATTAATAGAGGTGTTGTTGGCGAGGGCATCGGATGTCTTATTTCATCACTTTTAGGTACAACGCCAGTTACTGGTTATTCAACAAATGCAGGGATTATTTCAATTACAGGCGTTGCAAGTAAGAAAGTATTCGTGGCAGCAGGCGCTTGGTTTGTTATTTTTGGTTTATCAGGTAAGTTATCAACGTTGATTTCTTCGATTCCTTCACCTGTGATCGGCGGTGTTTTTGTTATCGTTTGCGGAATTATTTCAATTAGTGGGATTAAAGTGATAAAAGAAGTTGAGATTAGTGAAAAGGAAATGTACGTGATTGCAATTCCAATGATTTTAACGCTTGCTTTAACATTGATACCAAAAGAGTTTATTCAATCATTACCACAATTTTTACAATATCTATTTGGTTCATCAGTCGCAACTGCCTCGATTGCAGCGATACTTTTAAATCGTCTACTACCAAACGAAAAAGCTGACGAACAAAGGGCCGAACAGAAGCAAATTACGGTAGTTTAATTAAACTGAAAAATAATTATTGGCTAAAACACGAACAATCATCATTGATAGTCTATATTTTTCGTCATTTACCTTTGACTTTTACAAATGAATAGTGTAAATTAGCATAGGTATTCGAAAATGCGAACTATTATCTGTTTAATGTTCGTGTTTTTGCGTGTTTTTAATTGAACTTACTAGGAGGCAATACAGTATGAAAGTTTTTGATTACGAAGATGTCCAGTTGATTCCAAACAAATGTATCGTGAACAGCCGTTCTGAATGTGATACAGTGGTGAAATTAGGTAAGCATACCTTTAAAATGCCAGTCGTTCCTGCGAATATGCAGACGATTATTGATGAAGATATTGCGGAGTTTTTAGCAAAAAATGATTATTTTTATATTATGCATCGTTTTGATGAGAAGGCCCGAATTCCATTTATTGAAAAAATGAATGCTAAAGGCTTGATTACGTCTATCAGTGTAGGGGTCAAAGAAGCAGAATATGGATTTGTAGAAGAATTGGCTGAACGCAATTTAGTTCCTGATTATGTCACTATCGACATTGCGCATGGTCATTCAAATGCTGTAATCAATATGATCCAGCATCTTAAAAAACATTTACCAGACACCTTTGTTATCGCTGGAAATGTGGGAACTCCTGAAGCTGTTCGTGAATTAGAAAATGCTGGAGCAGATGCGACGAAAGTTGGAATTGGTCCAGGAAAAGTATGTATTACAAAAATTAAAACGGGATTTGGAACTGGTGGTTGGCAATTGGCTGCATTACGATGGTGCGCAAAAGCTGCCAGAAAACCAATTATTGCAGATGGTGGAATTCGTACCCCTGGAGATGTTGCGAAATCAGTTCGTTTTGGTGCAACTATGGTGATGATCGGTTCTCTATTTGCAGGACATGAAGAATCTCCTGGTGAAACAAAAGTCGAAAACGGTATTGTCTATAAAGAATACTTCGGCAGTGCTTCTGAATTTCAAAAAGGTGAAAAGAAAAATGTTGAAGGTAAAAAGATTTGGATTCAACATAAAGGAAGCTTAGCAGATACATTAGTGGAAATGCAGCAAGATTTACAATCTTCGATTTCTTATGCTGGAGGTCGTGATCTTGAAGCAATTCGTAAAGTAGATTACGTGATCGTGAAAAACTCTATTTTCAATGGCGATACAATTTAATCAAAACAAAAAAGGAGCGTATCGTGCGCTTCTTTTTTATTTTAATGATTTTTACTTTACCTGTCGTAGTAATCGTGTTATGATAATTACAACGACAGACGTAGTACGTTAGGCGGAGTAATCGGAGGTGTTTCAATGATCGGCAGTGATGCAATAAGAGGCTACAATGACACGTTCATTCTATCTGTATTACAGGAAGGTGATTCATATGGGTACGCCATATCTAAGAGAATCACTGAGATTTCTGAAAACAATTATTCAATTAAAGAAACGACTTTGTACTCAGCTTTTAATCGTTTAGAAAAAAATGGCTTTATCGAATCATTTCCTGGACAAATCACACATGGGAAAAAAAGAACGTACTATAAAATAACACCATCTGGGAAAACGTATTTAGAAGAAAAGATAGCAGAGTGGATACTGACTAAAAGAGTCGTAGAGCGTTTTATTAAGGAGGAAAAATAATGAAAACTATTCAAGACTATATCGAAAGTTTGTTCTTAGGCATAGCAGAAACCGATCAAACAAAACAATTAAAAGAGGACTTACTAGCAAGTGCAGAAGATCGCTATGAAGACTTAAAGAAACAAGGAAAATCTGAAAATGAAGCAATCGGAGCAGTGATTTCAGAGTTTGGATCGATCGATGAACTAGTTGAGGAAATGAATATCAAGCAAGATTTTATGGATGAAAGAGGGTATGAACTAAACGAGATTACGATAAACGAGTCAGTTGATTACCTAAAGATCCACCACAGAGCAGCAACGTTGATAGGCTTAGGTGTGACAATCATTATGTTAGGTGTTGCGGCCTTTTTCGCTAGTATGGCATTGTATGGTGAAATGATTGCAGAAGGATTTGGGTTACTATTTATTTTTCTGGGCGCAGCAGTGGGTGTTCCATTGTTCATTATTGCAGGAACGAGTATAGCGAATACGAACAAGAAATTAGATGATCGCTTTATTCCGATTCAAGTGAAAAATGAAATAAAAAAAAGAAAAGATGCGTTTCAGCGTTCCTTTATTTTTTGCATGGTAGCTGGAGTCGTGTTATGTATTTTAGCTGTAATTCCTGTTGTCTTTTTTACAACCGTCTATGAAGAAGAGTTTTTCGGCATTGCTTGCTTATTATTATTAGCTTCATTTGGTGTTTTTTTCTTTATTTTTGGTGGAGTTATCATGGGAAGCTTTACTAAAATGCTGGAACAGACATATTTCATTTCGGATGAAGGGGAGTTAGGACCTCGCGCAAAAGCAGAACGCGACAGTAAAAGACCAGCGTGGTTGCTAACGCTTGAAAAGATTTATTGGCCAATCATTGTTGCCATATTTTTATTACAAGGATTTTTGTTTGGCAATTGGGGCACAAACTGGTCGATTTTTCCTGTAGCGGGAATTGCGTTTTGGGTGATAGAAAGTATTTTTAGTAAAAATAAATAAAAAAAGGATACCACTTATCTTGATTGCTTTACAAGATGAGCGGTGTCCTTTTTATAAATACTAAAATGATTGTCTTGAAAAAATAATCGCCATTGCTTTTTTTAATGGAAAATAAACAAGCGTTACGATAACGATAGTGGTAGCAACATTAATGAAAGTTGCAGGCAGTTTAGATAATGCACTTGCAAAAGAAACAGTCAAATCAGCACCAGCGAGTAGTCCCATTACAGTATTTTTCAACTGAGTCATGATAACCTTTGCGATTCCTGTAACGATTGC
This sequence is a window from Enterococcus sp. 7F3_DIV0205. Protein-coding genes within it:
- a CDS encoding DEAD/DEAH box helicase family protein, translated to MTILTDKKVTWREYQKQLIAQLPKYKSNHSIHFVAPPGSGKTYLGIEIIRQLDKKTLILVPSLVLKQQWIDTIQTIFLKNASDQAAISDSIEIVKEITIETYQTIYSRLTNDPEFLAREKIDVLVLDEAHHLKKSWGETLLNLKAAVPRLLTVSLTATPPYDATIQEWTQYQLLNGPIDEEISIPSLIKEDVLAPHQDYLYLVSAPIGIVDQYETFIQKQAEVVENIAASTEIADYLLQQPFIQYPKAQEEFIYQAFDIYLSSLLFLQLHGYQLEEEHWLLLGVTKSQGEKGQFPTFEKQHMIDLLVYLYESAPELCIFDYLEKEGWVSQKQLQLFPDFSESLLSQAPIEKKEAICRILLCEYEKLGSELSVLVLTNFIKKDVLLGKNGELEYGLVPIFDSLVPFFKEELGVAAVCGEFLIIPKKLAADFFEVSIKSSIHPYFEEYCVVYPHEQKRSTALSILTRLISERVIQLLIGTSSLLGEGWDCPEINTVVLANQSVSFVQTQQLRGRGLRIDGSNKTTNIWHLAVVIPELEYAKQIDVGRIMKRMGYVCGLTFETQPSIESGIERFNLLDLCSGKEIAVYNREMLFWSGERKQLAHLWKYALEKGSRLTMPLIVRKDPQLGHRETKPFVVMQSVTENIGQKSRYHWIGITALSVVGILSQIVNPLMGSLILGLDGVAIVCVINKEKISKTYLAYNKKKIWKKEMMNIRYLALSVIETFINLGLTEADALSRLIIEEADQECRCFIDQAKYQEEHLFHTVMKEVLSEVKNPRYFLYTKTSKIIGVPELFARNKKSAELFQKAINQNFSIKSELIYSRNVEGRKKLVQAKMSKTNLVQDFSKNESIQKSIWV
- a CDS encoding histidine phosphatase family protein translates to MNEPTTLYIIRHGKTMFNTIGRTQGWSDTPLTKEGEKVIHYLGLGLRNVDFKEAYSSDSGRAMQTARIILQEHQNGADIPYGTDSRIREWCFGSLDGGYDGELWGVVPRILAFKNYEDMMTNRISYKDLADAIIAADTANWAEPYEKIRERVWNGFEDIAHHREKNGGGNVMIVSHGLTISFLMSLIDNSLPMQIGLENGSVTKLIYENGKFTIDTVNDTHYIDNGRELTFTK
- a CDS encoding permease prefix domain 1-containing protein codes for the protein MKTIQDYIESLFLGIAETDQTKQLKEDLLASAEDRYEDLKKQGKSENEAIGAVISEFGSIDELVEEMNIKQDFMDERGYELNEITINESVDYLKIHHRAATLIGLGVTIIMLGVAAFFASMALYGEMIAEGFGLLFIFLGAAVGVPLFIIAGTSIANTNKKLDDRFIPIQVKNEIKKRKDAFQRSFIFCMVAGVVLCILAVIPVVFFTTVYEEEFFGIACLLLLASFGVFFFIFGGVIMGSFTKMLEQTYFISDEGELGPRAKAERDSKRPAWLLTLEKIYWPIIVAIFLLQGFLFGNWGTNWSIFPVAGIAFWVIESIFSKNK
- a CDS encoding MBL fold metallo-hydrolase, whose protein sequence is MLKIERIQTGVIQENCYLIYNETNLLIIDPGADADKIAALIKKTGKKPIAILLTHTHYDHIGAVEELRHQYAIPVYVSPLEQEWLSNPILNLSGAGRHSDIADIIVQPAEVEFELTDYNLGGIKFSVVPTPGHSIGSVSLVFDDFVVTGDALFKGSIGRSDLHTGDMQQLLHSIRTYLFTLPDEFPAYPGHGDATTIEHEKKTNPFFN
- a CDS encoding uracil-xanthine permease family protein, producing the protein MAEINMKKSKLTVGPNDSLSIGQSALLGIQHVLAMDVYVVPFIIASIIGLTTKESSALIQSTFIAAGIATIIQSYFCMKLPVAQGPSFIPIGAVAGIYFANSQGGNGWGTVLGASLIGAILVIILGMTGIFNRLIKAFVPPIVGGTIIFIIGLSLMPVALNDNVFNATGDLGQNISLALIAAASLVLFAMIGSRFSGKGRIFRISSVILALVIGSLAARFMGILDLSPVGNASFISIPQLPFVDFQFSFDLSSTVTMIIIYVVLMAETTGTWFAVSNVCEQPLTDENINRGVVGEGIGCLISSLLGTTPVTGYSTNAGIISITGVASKKVFVAAGAWFVIFGLSGKLSTLISSIPSPVIGGVFVIVCGIISISGIKVIKEVEISEKEMYVIAIPMILTLALTLIPKEFIQSLPQFLQYLFGSSVATASIAAILLNRLLPNEKADEQRAEQKQITVV
- a CDS encoding PadR family transcriptional regulator, with translation MIGSDAIRGYNDTFILSVLQEGDSYGYAISKRITEISENNYSIKETTLYSAFNRLEKNGFIESFPGQITHGKKRTYYKITPSGKTYLEEKIAEWILTKRVVERFIKEEK
- the guaD gene encoding guanine deaminase; translation: MFKFVVKGTAFSSIDSKNVKVFDNSLFCISEEGTISKIISSEDKEYESTIQEYSVKNKLQEVGKDQFILPGFIDLHIHAPQWAQAGTALDLPLYEWLNTYTFPLEAKFSDAQFANKVYSDLVSQLIKNGTTTALYFATVHRKSSLRLAEICSEKGQRGLVGKVVMDDQEQNPEYYRDATAATALAETELFIQEVLELNKQTPQGVYPVVTPRFIPSCTDDSLKGLGALAAKYDVHIQSHCSESDWAHSFVQERFGKNDAFALNDFGLLTEKAVMAHCGFLADEDMRLFSEKGTAVAHCPISNAYFGNAVTPVAKLVNEYHVETGLGSDISGGFSPSLFDNIRQAVISSRMLEDGVDKNCCSEKRGVSGSSITLNEAFYLATAGGGESLSLPIGKLAVGYAWDVQIIDSKKLPIFSDKEPLMEVFQKLLYLSRPESIVEVWIQGKKVHDQTITKQEVQE
- the guaC gene encoding GMP reductase, which produces MKVFDYEDVQLIPNKCIVNSRSECDTVVKLGKHTFKMPVVPANMQTIIDEDIAEFLAKNDYFYIMHRFDEKARIPFIEKMNAKGLITSISVGVKEAEYGFVEELAERNLVPDYVTIDIAHGHSNAVINMIQHLKKHLPDTFVIAGNVGTPEAVRELENAGADATKVGIGPGKVCITKIKTGFGTGGWQLAALRWCAKAARKPIIADGGIRTPGDVAKSVRFGATMVMIGSLFAGHEESPGETKVENGIVYKEYFGSASEFQKGEKKNVEGKKIWIQHKGSLADTLVEMQQDLQSSISYAGGRDLEAIRKVDYVIVKNSIFNGDTI